One segment of Clostridium botulinum DNA contains the following:
- the spo0A gene encoding sporulation transcription factor Spo0A, giving the protein MEDKKISVLIADDNKEFCSILNDYLLNQRNIIVTGIAKDGREALDLIVEKKPDLLILDIIMPHLDGLGVLERLNTMNLEKMPKIIILSAVGQDKITQQAITLGADYYTVKPFDMEVFTKRIREMFNNETDNQSIRRTSSQPMISYTSECQDHKGTLDLETEITNIIHEIGVPAHIKGYMYLREAITMVVNDIELLSAVTKELYPSIAKKYNTTASRVERAIRHAIEVAWGRGQIEAINKLFGYTIHNDKGKPTNSEFIAIIADKLRLKNKVS; this is encoded by the coding sequence ATGGAAGATAAAAAAATATCTGTACTTATTGCTGATGATAATAAGGAATTTTGCAGTATTTTAAACGATTATTTATTAAATCAAAGAAATATAATAGTAACAGGAATAGCAAAAGATGGTAGAGAAGCTTTAGACTTAATAGTTGAAAAGAAACCAGATTTATTAATTCTAGATATAATAATGCCACATTTAGATGGATTAGGTGTTTTAGAAAGATTAAATACTATGAATTTAGAAAAAATGCCTAAAATTATAATATTATCTGCAGTAGGTCAAGATAAGATTACACAACAAGCAATAACATTAGGTGCAGATTATTATACTGTTAAGCCATTTGATATGGAAGTATTTACAAAGAGAATTAGAGAAATGTTTAATAATGAAACAGACAATCAAAGTATAAGAAGAACATCATCACAACCTATGATTTCTTATACTAGTGAATGTCAAGATCATAAAGGAACTTTAGATTTAGAAACAGAAATAACAAATATTATACATGAAATTGGAGTTCCAGCTCATATTAAAGGGTATATGTATTTAAGAGAAGCTATAACAATGGTTGTTAATGATATAGAATTATTATCAGCTGTAACAAAAGAATTATATCCATCAATAGCTAAGAAGTACAACACAACAGCTTCAAGAGTAGAAAGAGCAATAAGACATGCTATAGAAGTAGCGTGGGGCAGAGGCCAAATAGAAGCTATTAATAAGCTATTCGGATATACTATTCACAACGATAAGGGCAAGCCTACTAATAGTGAATTCATTGCAATTATCGCAGATAAGTTAAGACTTAAGAATAAAGTGTCATAG
- the dxs gene encoding 1-deoxy-D-xylulose-5-phosphate synthase translates to MKSLLDSLNFPKDLKNLSDSDTEILSKEIRQFLIESVSKTGGHLSSNLGVVELTLSLMKSFDFEKDKIVWDVGHQSYVYKILTGRKDGFKNLRQFNGLSGFPKRNESKYDYFDTGHSSTSISAGLGMARARDLKGEKYTVVSVIGDGALTGGMALEALNDVGFRKTKMVIILNDNQMSISVNVGGLSRYLNKLRMGETYNRLKTNINTSLGSSDLGKDLISKMSKVKDSIKQLVVPSMFFENMGVKYIGPIDGHDIKAMNEVFSKVKDIEGPVIIHTVTQKGRGYSLAEKSPSKYHGIPPSNDKKEEPNKACRDSYSKAFGNALIDIAKEEKEVVAITAAMPDGTGLKDFATTYPERFFDVGIAEQHAVTLAAGMAANGLKPVFAVYSTFLQRGFDQVIHDVCIQDLPVTFAIDRAGIVGDDGETHQGIMDVSYLSMMPNMTIVAPKCTEEIPSMLRWAIKKNSPVAIRYPRGKDIVCNLDALQEISYGKWEVVSEGKKICIIASGRMLQHALLAKEILKEKGIDPKIVNATFIKPIDKCLLENLKEDGYDILTIEDNIICGGLGISILEYLNYIDYNGNMKLLGYNDEFIPQGNVEILYRTYGLDPVSISNTILKFYN, encoded by the coding sequence ATGAAGTCATTATTAGATAGTTTAAATTTCCCAAAAGATTTGAAGAATTTGAGTGATAGTGATACTGAGATATTAAGTAAGGAAATAAGGCAATTCTTAATAGAAAGTGTTTCAAAAACGGGAGGACACTTATCATCTAACTTAGGTGTTGTAGAACTTACTTTAAGTCTTATGAAATCTTTTGATTTTGAAAAAGATAAAATAGTATGGGATGTAGGACATCAAAGTTATGTATATAAAATTTTAACTGGTAGAAAAGATGGATTTAAAAATCTTAGACAGTTTAATGGATTAAGTGGATTTCCAAAGAGAAATGAAAGTAAATATGACTATTTTGATACAGGTCATAGTAGTACATCAATATCAGCTGGACTTGGAATGGCAAGAGCTAGGGATTTAAAAGGTGAAAAATACACTGTAGTCTCTGTAATCGGAGATGGAGCTTTAACAGGTGGTATGGCATTAGAAGCTTTAAATGATGTGGGGTTTAGAAAAACTAAAATGGTAATAATTTTAAACGACAATCAAATGTCTATCTCTGTTAATGTTGGTGGACTTTCTAGATATTTAAATAAATTAAGAATGGGCGAAACATACAATAGATTAAAAACCAATATAAACACATCTCTTGGTTCATCTGATTTAGGAAAAGATCTTATTTCTAAAATGTCAAAAGTAAAAGATAGTATAAAGCAATTAGTTGTACCTTCAATGTTTTTTGAAAATATGGGAGTAAAATATATAGGTCCTATTGATGGTCATGATATAAAAGCTATGAATGAAGTATTTAGCAAGGTTAAAGACATTGAAGGTCCTGTTATAATACACACAGTAACTCAAAAAGGTAGAGGGTATTCATTAGCAGAAAAAAGTCCATCTAAGTATCATGGGATTCCGCCTAGTAATGATAAAAAGGAAGAACCCAATAAAGCTTGTAGAGATTCATATTCTAAAGCTTTTGGTAATGCATTAATTGATATAGCAAAAGAAGAAAAAGAAGTAGTAGCTATAACTGCAGCTATGCCAGATGGAACTGGACTAAAAGATTTTGCTACTACTTATCCAGAAAGATTTTTTGATGTTGGAATAGCAGAGCAACATGCAGTGACTTTAGCAGCAGGAATGGCAGCAAATGGTTTAAAACCAGTATTTGCAGTATATTCTACCTTTTTACAAAGAGGGTTTGATCAGGTAATACATGATGTATGTATTCAAGACTTACCCGTAACATTTGCTATAGATAGAGCTGGAATAGTAGGAGACGATGGTGAAACTCATCAAGGAATTATGGATGTAAGTTATTTGTCAATGATGCCTAATATGACAATAGTAGCGCCTAAATGTACAGAAGAAATTCCAAGTATGTTAAGATGGGCAATAAAAAAGAACTCGCCAGTAGCAATAAGATACCCAAGAGGTAAAGATATTGTCTGTAATTTAGATGCTTTACAAGAAATAAGTTATGGAAAATGGGAAGTTGTAAGTGAAGGAAAGAAAATATGTATTATTGCTAGTGGAAGAATGCTTCAACATGCACTTTTAGCAAAAGAAATACTAAAAGAAAAAGGAATAGATCCTAAAATAGTAAATGCAACATTTATAAAACCAATAGATAAGTGCTTATTAGAAAATTTAAAAGAAGATGGATATGATATTTTGACTATTGAGGATAATATTATATGCGGAGGATTAGGAATATCTATTCTAGAATATTTAAATTATATAGATTATAATGGAAACATGAAATTATTAGGATATAATGATGAATTTATTCCACAAGGAAATGTAGAAATACTTTATAGAACATATGGATTAGATCCTGTAAGTATAAGTAATACAATCCTTAAATTTTATAATTAA
- the spoIVB gene encoding SpoIVB peptidase, with amino-acid sequence MKKKILKTISLITAPILILVLITSIYLKGIPNTIYTNKDIPVSSMIPVGSTINKVEDYGNKYQIKLLGLIPVKSLEVQKVQNLEIYPGGNSVGVRVSTQGVLVVGYSDIVINNVTEESPGKLGGVQLGDIILKINGEDVENCKDLVSIIKDCKECKIKVDLLRHNEKLSRQVELKKEENSDYKLGLWIRDSTAGVGTMTFIDGETKKFGALGHPITDCDTNEAFLIKKGDLLESSIISLRRGEKGSPGELKGVFINENNISGKIKSNTESGIFGTVENMNILKKDVKPMKVGFRNEICEGKASIITTIDESGPKEYEIEIVKLLEQNTPGPKSMVIKVTDPKLLEKTGGIVQGMSGSPIIQNNKIVGAVTHVLINKPDTGYGIYIEWMLKDAEIIK; translated from the coding sequence ATGAAGAAGAAAATATTAAAAACTATTAGTTTAATTACAGCTCCAATCTTGATTCTGGTTTTAATAACTAGTATATATTTAAAAGGTATTCCGAATACAATATATACAAATAAAGATATACCAGTATCTTCGATGATTCCTGTAGGAAGTACAATAAATAAGGTTGAAGATTACGGAAATAAATATCAGATTAAGTTATTGGGACTTATACCAGTAAAGTCCTTGGAAGTTCAAAAGGTACAAAATTTAGAAATTTATCCGGGTGGAAATAGTGTTGGTGTTAGGGTATCTACACAAGGCGTTTTAGTTGTAGGATATTCTGATATAGTAATTAATAATGTAACGGAAGAAAGCCCTGGTAAATTAGGTGGAGTTCAATTAGGAGATATAATATTAAAGATTAATGGTGAAGATGTTGAAAACTGTAAAGATTTAGTAAGTATAATTAAAGATTGCAAAGAGTGTAAAATAAAAGTTGATTTACTAAGGCATAATGAAAAGTTAAGTAGACAAGTAGAATTAAAAAAAGAAGAAAATTCAGATTATAAGTTGGGATTATGGATTAGAGATTCTACAGCAGGTGTAGGTACAATGACTTTTATAGACGGTGAAACAAAAAAATTTGGTGCCTTAGGCCATCCAATTACAGATTGTGATACAAATGAAGCATTTCTAATTAAAAAAGGTGATTTATTAGAATCATCAATAATAAGTTTAAGGAGAGGTGAAAAAGGATCGCCTGGAGAGCTTAAGGGTGTATTCATAAACGAAAATAATATAAGTGGAAAAATAAAAAGTAATACCGAAAGTGGTATTTTTGGAACCGTTGAAAATATGAATATATTAAAGAAAGATGTAAAACCTATGAAAGTTGGATTTAGAAATGAGATATGTGAAGGAAAAGCAAGCATAATAACTACTATTGACGAATCTGGACCTAAAGAATATGAAATAGAAATAGTAAAACTTTTAGAACAAAATACCCCAGGGCCTAAAAGTATGGTGATAAAAGTTACAGATCCTAAATTATTAGAAAAAACAGGAGGAATAGTTCAAGGTATGAGTGGAAGTCCTATTATTCAAAACAACAAAATTGTAGGAGCAGTAACTCACGTATTAATAAATAAGCCTGATACGGGATATGGAATATATATAGAATGGATGTTAAAAGATGCAGAAATAATAAAGTAA
- a CDS encoding NAD(+)/NADH kinase — MKNIGIAINPSKDYKNTILNMVKEKIENICNVTDIEVYNSFDIKNLNLSSLDLLIVLGGDGTLLGVARELEDDFKAPILGINIGNLGVLSSIEISDLELALKKLMTKDCKVHKRMMLNCEVDINESIKNIKALNEVAVARGTLSRMVKFKIFVDEKLYAIFKGDGLIVSTPTGSTAYSFSAGGPFICPDLEVISIVPICDHTKSMHPIVLKGDSTIKIIAENGGDQIYLTIDGQRAIEMKDNSVITVKKNPKSLKLLLFNDYDYFKVIRNKVLNNSKECDGEEI, encoded by the coding sequence ATGAAGAATATAGGTATTGCGATAAATCCATCAAAAGACTATAAAAATACGATTTTAAATATGGTAAAAGAAAAAATTGAAAATATTTGTAATGTTACAGATATTGAAGTATATAATAGTTTTGATATAAAAAATTTAAATTTAAGCTCATTGGATTTACTTATTGTTTTAGGTGGAGATGGAACTCTTCTTGGAGTAGCAAGGGAATTAGAGGATGACTTTAAGGCACCTATATTAGGAATAAATATAGGTAATTTAGGAGTTTTATCTAGTATAGAAATATCCGATTTAGAGTTAGCATTAAAAAAATTAATGACTAAAGATTGTAAAGTACACAAGAGAATGATGTTAAACTGTGAAGTTGATATAAATGAGTCAATAAAGAACATAAAGGCCTTAAATGAGGTTGCAGTAGCAAGAGGAACATTGTCAAGAATGGTAAAATTTAAGATATTTGTTGATGAAAAATTATATGCTATATTTAAAGGCGATGGACTTATTGTTTCAACGCCTACAGGGTCAACAGCATATTCCTTTTCAGCAGGAGGACCATTTATATGTCCAGACTTAGAAGTTATTAGTATAGTGCCTATATGTGATCATACAAAGAGTATGCATCCAATTGTATTAAAAGGTGATAGCACTATAAAGATAATAGCAGAAAATGGCGGAGATCAAATATACTTGACAATAGATGGACAAAGAGCAATAGAAATGAAAGACAATTCTGTTATAACTGTAAAAAAGAATCCAAAGTCATTAAAATTACTGTTATTTAATGATTATGATTATTTTAAAGTAATAAGAAATAAGGTATTAAATAATTCTAAGGAATGTGATGGTGAAGAAATTTGA
- the xseB gene encoding exodeoxyribonuclease VII small subunit: MAKKESYEDMLGKLQDILSTLEDDNLNLEEGMKSYEDGVKLVNKLYKTLNSYEGKISVIKEEKEVEFENQDGDR; the protein is encoded by the coding sequence ATGGCAAAGAAAGAAAGCTATGAAGATATGCTTGGTAAACTTCAAGATATTTTAAGTACTTTAGAAGATGACAATTTAAACCTTGAAGAGGGTATGAAATCTTATGAAGATGGAGTAAAATTAGTAAATAAACTTTATAAAACTTTAAATTCATATGAAGGAAAAATATCTGTAATTAAGGAAGAAAAAGAAGTGGAGTTTGAAAATCAAGATGGAGATAGATAA
- the xseA gene encoding exodeoxyribonuclease VII large subunit has translation MKIKTLTVSDLTNYIKKVIDNDFILNNLSVKGEISNLKFHSSGHIYFSLKDNNSKVNCVMFKSKASLLNVALEDGMEVMVKGRASIYTATGSFQLYCDEIKKEGQGELFIKFEALKEKLSKSGYFDEKYKKNIPMYAKRIGVVTSSTGAVIRDIINVTKRRNPLVDIILYPAKVQGDDAYKEIIAGIEYFNKNKNIDLIIVGRGGGSIEELWNFNEEELAKVIFNSKLPIISAVGHEVDFTISDFVSDVRAATPSQAAEIAVPLLSDINTKIYEISKSLDYEIQKKLKDCKSRLESNERILKLHSPMSKIVNSYLEVDKLKDRLYFAIDIKIKREKQKIESLNNLLSANNPIKVLNKGYAIIEDENNNIIKEISQLNEEKEISVSLSDGNIKGNFIPIK, from the coding sequence ATGAAGATTAAAACTTTAACTGTTTCAGACTTAACAAACTATATAAAAAAAGTAATTGATAATGACTTTATTTTAAATAATCTCTCTGTAAAAGGGGAGATTTCTAATTTAAAGTTCCATAGCAGTGGGCATATTTATTTTTCTTTAAAAGATAATAATAGTAAAGTAAATTGCGTTATGTTTAAAAGTAAAGCAAGTCTTTTAAATGTTGCCTTAGAAGATGGTATGGAAGTTATGGTAAAGGGAAGAGCATCTATTTACACAGCTACAGGGAGTTTTCAACTTTATTGTGATGAGATAAAAAAAGAAGGGCAAGGAGAATTATTTATAAAATTCGAAGCTCTTAAAGAAAAATTATCAAAGTCTGGATATTTTGATGAAAAGTATAAAAAGAATATCCCTATGTACGCTAAAAGAATAGGTGTTGTAACTTCATCAACAGGTGCAGTAATAAGAGATATAATAAATGTAACTAAAAGAAGAAACCCATTAGTAGACATAATATTGTATCCAGCTAAGGTTCAAGGCGATGATGCATATAAAGAAATAATTGCAGGAATCGAATATTTTAATAAGAACAAAAATATAGATTTAATAATAGTTGGAAGAGGTGGCGGCTCTATAGAGGAATTATGGAATTTTAACGAAGAAGAACTTGCAAAAGTTATATTTAATTCTAAACTTCCTATTATTTCAGCAGTAGGTCATGAAGTCGATTTTACAATTTCAGATTTTGTTTCTGATGTAAGAGCAGCAACACCATCACAAGCAGCTGAAATAGCAGTTCCACTATTAAGTGATATAAACACAAAAATTTATGAAATATCAAAATCATTAGATTATGAAATACAAAAGAAGTTAAAAGATTGCAAAAGTAGATTAGAATCAAATGAGAGAATTTTAAAATTACATTCTCCAATGTCAAAAATAGTAAACTCATATTTAGAAGTTGATAAATTAAAAGATAGATTATATTTTGCAATAGATATAAAAATAAAAAGAGAAAAGCAAAAGATAGAATCATTAAATAATTTATTAAGCGCAAATAATCCTATAAAGGTACTTAATAAAGGATATGCTATAATAGAGGATGAAAATAATAATATCATTAAAGAGATATCGCAATTAAACGAAGAAAAAGAAATAAGTGTTTCTTTAAGTGATGGAAATATTAAAGGAAATTTTATACCTATTAAGTAA
- the recN gene encoding DNA repair protein RecN, giving the protein MLIQLNIKNFALIQEITMNFNEGFNILSGETGAGKSILIDAIDYVLGGKFSKSLIRTGENKTYVEAIFTVENSLLKNVLIELDIESDDDMLIISRETHQSGRSLIKVNGKTFLTSQLKKIREKLLDIHGQHQNQTLLQRNSHILYLDEFIGNEILSYLEEFTSLKNDLLQIENKIQQICGNDDRDKLLDYLKFQIEDIEKGKLKEKEEEYLKEEFNLLSNAEKISTSLNLSYALLNGVDGDNSVINSISKVIQELSNIENNFEKAKKNRQLIEEAFYTIEEVSRDIRNIAEEVVYDDDALEKVNARIYEINQYKKKYGATIAEVLEYYEKMKIQYNDLINSEKIIEELTLKKKEIIKEMEVVALKLHKLRSSKSTELKEKILNELSFVGLEKSTMEINIVREEKFNSRGFDDVCFMISTNPGEPLMPLEKILSGGELSRIMLALKCVFADKDEIATLIFDEIDTGISGGVAKRVGEKMYQVSKNHQVLCITHLPQIAILSDYHYFVSKMVKENKTFTNIRVLTKEEKEYQIGRMLDGDEVTEATLNNVKEMIKIAELKKLEI; this is encoded by the coding sequence ATGTTAATTCAATTGAACATTAAAAATTTTGCATTAATACAGGAAATAACTATGAACTTCAATGAGGGATTTAATATTCTTTCAGGTGAAACTGGAGCAGGTAAATCAATTTTAATTGATGCAATAGATTACGTATTAGGTGGAAAATTTTCAAAAAGTTTGATAAGAACTGGAGAAAATAAAACTTATGTTGAAGCTATATTCACTGTTGAAAATAGCTTGTTAAAAAATGTATTAATTGAATTGGATATTGAAAGTGACGATGATATGTTAATTATCTCTAGAGAAACTCATCAAAGTGGAAGAAGTTTAATTAAAGTTAACGGAAAAACTTTTTTAACCTCTCAATTAAAAAAAATAAGAGAAAAATTATTAGATATACATGGTCAACATCAAAATCAAACTCTTCTTCAAAGAAATAGTCATATACTATATTTGGATGAATTTATAGGAAATGAAATTTTAAGTTATTTAGAAGAGTTTACTTCTCTAAAGAATGATTTATTGCAAATCGAAAATAAAATTCAACAAATATGTGGAAATGATGATAGAGATAAACTGTTAGATTATCTTAAATTTCAAATTGAGGATATAGAAAAAGGAAAATTAAAAGAAAAAGAAGAAGAGTATTTAAAAGAAGAATTTAATTTATTATCAAATGCTGAAAAAATAAGCACAAGTTTAAATTTATCATATGCTTTATTAAATGGTGTTGATGGAGATAATAGTGTTATAAATTCAATATCAAAGGTTATTCAAGAATTATCGAATATTGAAAATAATTTTGAAAAAGCTAAAAAAAATAGGCAACTAATAGAAGAGGCTTTTTATACAATAGAAGAAGTGTCTAGAGATATAAGAAATATAGCAGAAGAAGTTGTATATGATGATGATGCTTTGGAAAAAGTAAATGCAAGAATATATGAGATTAATCAATATAAGAAAAAATATGGTGCCACTATAGCGGAAGTTTTAGAGTACTATGAGAAAATGAAAATACAATACAATGATCTTATAAATTCTGAAAAAATTATTGAAGAATTGACTTTGAAAAAGAAGGAAATTATAAAAGAAATGGAAGTAGTAGCACTAAAACTTCATAAATTAAGAAGTAGCAAAAGTACTGAATTAAAAGAAAAGATTTTAAATGAACTTAGTTTTGTAGGGCTTGAAAAATCAACTATGGAAATAAATATAGTAAGAGAAGAAAAGTTCAATTCTAGAGGTTTTGATGATGTATGCTTTATGATTTCTACAAATCCTGGAGAACCGCTTATGCCGTTAGAAAAAATATTATCTGGTGGAGAACTTTCAAGAATAATGCTTGCATTGAAATGTGTTTTTGCAGATAAAGATGAAATAGCAACTTTAATTTTTGATGAAATAGATACTGGAATTAGTGGTGGTGTAGCAAAAAGAGTTGGTGAAAAAATGTATCAGGTATCTAAAAATCATCAAGTTTTATGTATAACACATCTTCCACAAATAGCAATTTTATCAGATTATCATTATTTTGTATCAAAGATGGTAAAAGAAAATAAGACATTCACTAATATAAGAGTATTAACTAAAGAAGAAAAAGAATATCAAATTGGTAGAATGCTTGATGGTGATGAAGTTACAGAAGCAACATTAAATAATGTGAAAGAAATGATAAAAATTGCCGAGTTAAAAAAACTAGAAATTTAA
- a CDS encoding polyprenyl synthetase family protein, which produces MEIDNLKNSIDEYLKKYFINRNSYNKTVYESAGYSVNIGGKRIRPTLLILTYSLYKDNIEKIMPIAAAIEMIHTYSLIHDDLPCMDDDDLRRGKPTNHKVFGENIAVLAGDALLNEAMTLLMKSSLELGESALKASYEISKAAGPEGMIGGQVVDVLSEVREISKEELEYMHEKKTGELIRVSIVAGGILANVPSGDIEALNEYGKKLGLAFQIKDDILDVIGTEETLGKATHRDKELNKTNFITVYGLEKCEELCKILTDECIQILDNLSVDASLLKELTYNLLNRLN; this is translated from the coding sequence ATGGAGATAGATAATTTAAAAAATTCAATAGATGAATATTTAAAAAAATATTTTATAAATAGAAATTCTTATAATAAGACTGTTTATGAATCAGCAGGATATAGTGTAAATATAGGTGGAAAGAGAATACGTCCAACATTACTTATATTAACTTATTCTTTATATAAAGATAATATAGAAAAAATAATGCCAATAGCAGCTGCAATTGAAATGATACACACTTATTCTTTAATACATGATGATCTTCCATGCATGGATGATGATGATTTAAGAAGAGGTAAGCCAACAAATCATAAGGTTTTTGGAGAAAATATTGCAGTTTTAGCAGGAGATGCATTGTTAAATGAAGCTATGACTTTACTTATGAAAAGTTCATTAGAATTAGGAGAAAGTGCGTTAAAAGCTTCTTATGAAATTTCAAAAGCAGCAGGCCCAGAAGGAATGATAGGCGGTCAAGTTGTTGATGTATTAAGTGAAGTAAGAGAAATATCAAAAGAAGAATTAGAATATATGCACGAAAAAAAGACTGGAGAACTTATAAGAGTGTCAATAGTGGCTGGTGGTATTTTAGCAAATGTTCCAAGTGGCGATATAGAAGCTTTGAATGAGTATGGCAAAAAATTAGGATTAGCTTTTCAAATAAAAGATGATATATTAGATGTAATAGGAACTGAGGAAACATTAGGCAAAGCAACTCACAGAGATAAAGAACTAAACAAAACTAACTTTATAACTGTTTATGGGTTAGAAAAATGCGAAGAACTTTGCAAAATATTAACTGATGAATGTATACAAATTTTAGACAACTTAAGTGTAGATGCTAGTCTATTAAAAGAATTAACTTATAATCTTTTAAATAGACTAAATTAA
- a CDS encoding arginine repressor: MKSKRHTKILEIISSKEIETQEDLAEELKLQGFDVTQATVSRDIKNLKLIKIQGASGNYKYVVSSGEEKNIIDRLSNILSNTVISAENVDKMVVIKTLSGSGSAAAEAIDNLEGADVAGTVAGDNTIFILLRSLEKAEELVAKIRKRISI; the protein is encoded by the coding sequence TTGAAATCAAAAAGACATACTAAGATATTAGAAATTATATCATCTAAAGAAATAGAGACACAGGAAGATTTAGCAGAAGAATTAAAGTTACAAGGTTTTGATGTAACGCAAGCAACAGTTTCAAGGGACATTAAAAATTTAAAACTTATTAAAATACAAGGTGCTTCTGGAAATTATAAATATGTTGTATCTTCAGGTGAAGAAAAAAATATAATAGATAGATTAAGTAATATCTTATCTAACACGGTTATAAGTGCAGAAAATGTAGATAAGATGGTAGTAATAAAAACATTAAGTGGTTCAGGATCAGCAGCAGCAGAGGCTATAGATAATTTAGAAGGAGCTGATGTAGCTGGCACAGTAGCTGGAGATAATACCATATTTATACTTCTTAGAAGTTTAGAAAAAGCAGAAGAATTAGTAGCTAAAATAAGAAAAAGAATATCAATATAA
- a CDS encoding TlyA family RNA methyltransferase encodes MAEKKERLDILLVEKGIITSRDKAKACIMEGKVFVDGQRVDKAGEKVSVIANIEYKGAKLKYVSRGGLKLEKAMKSYDISLEDKVCMDIGASTGGFTDCMLQNGAKKVYSVDVGYGQFAWKLRTDERVVCMERTNIRYVTLEDIGEPLDFASIDVSFISLKKIMPATLGLLKDTGEVVALIKPQFEAGREKVGKKGVVREISTHKEVVYGIIEFLKNEKLNILGVGYSPIKGPEGNREYLVYFTKDNEKESNFELDDVERVIEESHKEL; translated from the coding sequence ATGGCAGAAAAAAAGGAAAGACTTGATATACTTTTAGTAGAAAAGGGTATAATTACTTCTAGGGATAAAGCTAAGGCTTGTATTATGGAAGGTAAAGTATTTGTTGATGGTCAAAGAGTTGATAAAGCAGGAGAAAAAGTAAGCGTAATTGCTAACATTGAATATAAAGGCGCAAAACTTAAATATGTAAGTAGAGGCGGACTTAAGTTAGAGAAAGCTATGAAGTCATATGATATATCTTTAGAAGATAAAGTATGTATGGATATAGGGGCATCTACTGGGGGGTTTACTGACTGTATGCTGCAAAATGGAGCGAAAAAAGTATATTCAGTAGATGTAGGATATGGTCAGTTTGCATGGAAATTAAGAACTGATGAAAGAGTAGTATGCATGGAGAGAACCAATATAAGATATGTTACATTAGAAGATATTGGTGAACCTTTAGATTTTGCATCAATAGATGTATCTTTTATATCTTTAAAAAAGATAATGCCAGCAACATTAGGACTTTTAAAAGATACTGGTGAAGTGGTTGCATTAATAAAACCACAATTTGAAGCAGGTCGTGAAAAAGTTGGTAAAAAAGGTGTTGTCAGAGAAATTAGCACACATAAAGAAGTAGTATATGGAATAATTGAATTCCTTAAAAATGAAAAATTAAATATCCTAGGGGTAGGATATTCTCCAATAAAGGGCCCAGAAGGAAATAGAGAATACTTAGTTTATTTTACAAAAGATAATGAAAAAGAAAGTAATTTTGAACTTGATGATGTAGAAAGGGTTATAGAGGAATCTCACAAAGAACTTTAG